From one Gallionella capsiferriformans ES-2 genomic stretch:
- a CDS encoding YHS domain-containing protein has protein sequence MNAEDPVCHMQVPTTSHVCEYEGIQYAFCSEQCRERFLANPRLYIGLPGHKAPAQLGKEVIKKRSLMLSEPLDAVQSEQVKKALLSMMGIQAVRIAANKIEIQYDLIQVTTEQIADKLSYIGSELGGDWVDRLKLAFINYLEECEVGSLEVANKKGCH, from the coding sequence TGTCTGCGAATACGAAGGCATACAGTATGCTTTTTGTTCTGAGCAGTGCCGCGAAAGATTTCTGGCGAATCCGCGTTTATATATCGGACTTCCCGGACACAAAGCACCCGCACAACTAGGCAAAGAAGTAATCAAGAAACGCAGTCTGATGCTATCGGAACCACTGGATGCCGTTCAGTCCGAACAGGTGAAAAAAGCGCTGCTTTCGATGATGGGGATACAGGCGGTTCGCATTGCGGCAAACAAGATAGAAATACAGTATGACTTGATACAGGTTACCACTGAGCAGATCGCAGACAAGCTAAGCTATATCGGTTCCGAGCTCGGCGGAGACTGGGTAGATCGTCTCAAACTGGCCTTTATCAATTATCTGGAAGAATGCGAGGTTGGTAGTCTTGAGGTCGCAAATAAAAAGGGTTGTCACTAA